The DNA sequence ATATTACAGCAAACTCCCTGCTTTATTACCAATCTCTTATCCATACAACTTCATCACCTGAGCTATTTCATTCCCCTTTACCATGACATAAAATTTCTTAGCGACACTTTTCATGGAAGAATGTCTTCTAATTGTTCCAGTGTGAAGCTGAGTGTCTCGGTGTCAACCCGGTGTAGTCATCCGGGCCATGGCTTGCTTCATCATGTCTCTAGCAAGAGCGTAGCGCTTCACGATCTCTCTTACGTGTGCTTCTTCCTCCCGCTGGAGGATTCGTAGGAAGTTGCACAATTCAGGAAAGCTAAATGCATGCCACTGTGAAAGAGAGCAATTCACCGTATAAGCACCATATATTGACAAGTTTATCTTTCTCAGAACAGAATGGAAACTTACATTTACATCCCCTGTCTCGTTCTCTTTCAGAACCAGGCTTAAAACTGTTTCACTGGGGCCAGCGCACAAGCGCAGGTATAGAGGACGCTCATCATCAGACAGTTTACGCATGTACACTAGAGGAAAGAGAAGCAGAATTTCACAATTCAACAATTGGTTCTGTTTTAGTTTGTAAGAACAATGCAATATTAGGAATCCTACCTTGACCCTGTCTCTCTGTGCGTTCAAACAAGGCAAACTTTGCCGGGTTGTCCACAACGGTGAACTTATTGAGCAGTGCTTCGATGACTTCTCGTACCCGTGTTTCAGAGCTTATATGTAGGTGCTTTGCAGCGTCTTTGGGGAGGTAGAATGATGTCCGCCGTTTCATCCGTCTTCCCTGATAATCATCTTCCTGCATCAAGCTCAAACTCTGacgaggaggagggagggaaatGGGACGAACTAACTGAAAGTGGACCTTGATGAAACCAGTGTAGGACCCATCTTTATTCTGAAGGGTGGACAGATTTATAGCATATAAATGGGAATTAAAAGGTTTAATACATTATCAACAAATATTATGAATAGAAATATGTTCACACATCTACATAACTATGCTGAGATGTGGTTGTAGTCagacatttattttctttaacccACACAGGgtcacatatatacatacatacaccccacaaatatttggttaaatatcCCTTTGCATGTTGTGAAGGTTCTGACATAATTCTAGCTGGGTATTCGACTGCTCTTCTTGGCAGAACtggtagagttcatttaaattgattAGTTTCCTGGCATGGTGCTTTTAATGGTAGATCACAAATTCTTAGTATGGTTGAGGTTGAGGCTTTGGGAAGGCCattccagaagcttaatgttaacctgctttttctttgctccattcaaaaaccagttttgatgtttgtttgggatcattttccTGTTGAACTATCCGGTTGTATCCTAGCTGTTGATTTAGGGcgaagttgaagaatttggagATAGTGCTGCTTATTCATCattccatccactttgtgcaATGTACCAGTACCACTGACAGCAAAACAGCCCAAGAGCacgatgctaccaccaccatgcttgacagctggAATGgtgttcttaggtttgaaagcctcagCTTTACTCCTCCAAACATACCTCTTGTGATTGTGGCTAAATAGCTCAATCTTTTCTTGGCTGACGATCGAACTTGTCCACGTGAGCAGCTGCAAATTTTAGTTGAGCTTGAAGGTGTTGATTTTGGAACAGGGGCCTCTTTCATGGTTAGAACCCTTTCAGTCCATGGGAGTGTCAAACTGTCTTCATTGTGGACAGTGATGCTGAGCCTTGTTGGTAGTTCCTAGGTTCTTCATGAACATTAATACCGATTTTCCTTTATCCAGACCTTGGAAAAGTGGTGACACATCTGAACAAGTTGTTCATTTGTTCAACTGTTTAAACCTATGATCTTGGAATCTCCAGTTGTTTGGAAATGGCTCCAATGACGCCAACTTGTGTAACTCTAGGATTGTCCTTCTTGGATCTTCACTGAGTTCCTTGGACTTTTCCATTGTTCTGACTATTGGTCATTCCAATGAGtgcttttaaaacaaattatttttatgctttttgctttttataccCATTGTAGTCAATCGTGATTACTAATGAGAAGTTTTTAGTCGTAGGTGTTTCTATATATTACAGTTTGTATGTATACTTTTAACCCTGTGTGGATCAGAGaaaatctaaggagcttggaaagaaagcgaccgGCAACAAAgcaagtccagacacttttctttccaagctccttagacaacgatgacctggatgactgagaaccttcacagacatatggcAACAAAGTGGTTTCTTCAGTTCTGAAGAAGCCTTCAGAACTGATGATTGTTTACATACAATCATAATGACTGTATtcaaacttctgaccacaactctATGTATTTATatcaaaatgcacattttttgcTTAAGTGAATctcaatgaaaatgtttttttcagttcCTCACATCCACCATGTAGAGATTGTTGCTGATCTGAGCATTGTATTCCTTCACCTTCTGTTGAATCTCACTAACAGTTAACTCCTGTTTACCCAACTCGATCTGTTCATCctgaaaagaaaatggaaagaacAACAAATAAGCCACAATACAGTGAGCAGAAAGCCTGCCTTCACAACTAGGCTTTAAAAAGGGAaggtgaaataaaacaaatgtatgaaaataaaagtcAGCTCAATACAAGCTCTTTTTATGTagccagaaaaaaacaataaagaaatatttactTAAAACAGTTGACCAAAAAATAATTAGCCTGATAAACTATGGCACAGCCTCACCAGTACATTACTGTGAAAGAAAGatgaacacacagtgaaatgcagGTTCATCTCCCAGCTGCTGGCTTCCTGAGTAAAGGATGAGTCGCTTGCTGTGCTTCCACAAGTCATTTCAAAGGCTCAGAGTGATTTCTGATTACTGttataattatttttggagGTGCACGTCACTCAGTGCTCTGCTAGCATCACCATTACCATTTGCTCCTCACTGACAGTAAAAACGCCAAAATGACATCTGGAGGGGGAAACCTACTCCCAGTGAGATCTGCTTAAATTATCTTAAGTGACAATTTTCCCCTCATGTTATTGTTCATCTATACTTCAGAGGATTTTAGTGGAGAAAAATCTAAACCTCggcattattttaatgttttctatgtttatgtTTCTATATTTGTAAATGCACTTATAACAACCACAACAATGGCTTTATTTTTGTTGAATTCAATACTTTGCTGCAGCTTTCCCGGGAGCCTAACACATCCAAACTCCATATGAATGTAGGAAGAGTTAAGTGCACtttatttttgtgcaaaaaaaaaaaaatcctagttgtacaaataaataacaagcTACTGAAATTTTTCTGTAGCTacgaaaatagaaaaaatacaaatgaaaactgCTGTCTACACAAATACACTGCTATTATagtgttcttgtttttcttaccacatttgtgtctgtctcGATGCAGTCATCAGATAAAGCTGCATGCTCTGCTAACAAACTTCCATGTGTCATGCAGTCCAGCTGGATGGACGGTCGGCACCGGTAGTGACAAGTGTAGCTGCAGTCTATGAGAGTGAGATGAAAAGAGAGCGATAAATCACTAAAGGGTGATATATGTCAAGACTTGCGATGTAGCTTCTTCTCATGTTGTTTCTAGTCGTTATTGTTTTCCCTTCCTAAAAACCTGGCTGTGTCGAATCGCTTCACAGCGCGCTGCTGCATGCAGCAGgaaggcaaaaagaaaagacGCTCCCCGGCTCTACATGTAGCACACAGGGAGTCAAAATGTGATGCTTTCCAGAGCTTCCTTCAGATTAGGAAAGAATGTGTGATAAAATTCCTAATGAATGGAAAAACTAACATATGAATCCTATAATCATGTGATGCAGAAAGTGAAGAATACGTCACATGTCCTCAGTTTAAACCTCATGAATGGCTGGAGGCTTCCTGTGTAGCCATTTTCTCCCTGTGCCTGAATGAGTTTCCTCCTTGTGctttggcttcctcccacagtccaaaaacatggaTGATAAGGCCactgatgattctaaattggccatatGTGTGGATATGGGTtgtctgtttcttgtgtttgcCCTCTGATGTGCTCGCTTTAGTTTCACAatatttttagttatttatttaaaatttgctTTATCTAAATTTCAGCACCTTCTTAAAAGGGTAATGATTAAATCTTTCCACTAGTTAATGTAATAACCCTAAACTACTGACTGGATACTACATAATTAATCAAAGAATAACGCTGTTTCTATTTCCAATGTTCAAATACTttcacaaaaagaacaaaatgaattTGTGATTCTGTCGCTCGACTCTCTACTTCTAATCTCCCCGGCAGATGGGGCGATGGGAAGTTTACTTGTTCATTAGGAAGATTTgaatctttaaaaacaaatatctaATATATAACTTTTATATACACTGACAGGCCAGTTTATTATATAAAATTATCAACCACTTGTTCACAAAAATATCTAATCATCCAATCGAGATGACCTGTTAAAGTTCACAAAAGAACAGCAGAATGAAAgcagaagaaaggtgatttaagtgacctTGAaggtgtggttgttggtgccagatgggctggtttGAATCTTTCAGGCAtcgctgatctactgggattttcagaatttgatttttttcagaatTTGGAGGCTTTTGAGTCAGTGGAGGACAGGAGGTCACTGAACAAACTGCTCTCCATCATGGACAGAACATCTCACCTGCTCCACTCCACACCTCAGAGGCAGCAGAGCCACTTCTACCTCAGACTGAATAAGCTCTGATGCCACAAAGAAGGCTTCAGGAGACCATTCCCAATGTTCTCTATAAAAGCGTAGTATAACTCTTCATTCTgcagttattttcttttttttagattcatagtgtaaatattatttattaattgcAATTTGCACTACTCTCACACAATGTCAGTTAAAAAACAGTCAAAGTAAGAATAACttcattttttactttttacttttgtttttattagtgctgtataaatacatttttctcatAGACACCtgtggcagtttttttttttactttaattttgttgtttatttgtttttattgtagacttgattatttttattctttatcctACTGCTGTAACACAACAGTTTCTCCTGTGGGATCAAtaaaatatctatctatctatctatctatctatctatctatctatctatctatctatctaaccatgttttttttaacatgacgGTGAGTTCACTGCACTTAGtaggcctccacagtcaccagatctcaacctAACCTTAGCACCTTTGGAAAGTGGAGCAATGGAAGCTTTGGATCAtggacaaatctgcagcaactgtgtgatgttatCATCTCCACATGGACCAGTTCTGAAGGCAAGTGGGTCCAGTGCTGTATTAGCCAAGTGTCTGGTGAGTGTATAGCAAGAAACACCAAAAGACTACAGTTTTCAGCAAACTTTACTCTACTAGGAATCAGTAGTGCATTTGTCGGAAAATGTTTTGTGCTTTGGATGTGGACGCTTGGAGGGACTGACTGATTTTATAGTCAGGCTGTCAGCTAGAGTTGTGTTTAGGGGATGATGGAGGTCTGTGATGTGAAAGAATAAGATCTGCATTATCAGGAtttacttgtttgttttgtttgtttcatgggAACTGTTGACAGTGAGAGAAATAGAGATTATAACCAGGATTATCCTGTAAACAAATCTTTTGTGGAAGTACTTACTGGTGCAGCGTAAACTCTGCTTATAAAGCCCCCAGATGAATTCACCACACAGGTCACACCAGGTGAGATGTGCATGACTGTAGGGCTGGAAATCATGACCCACACCAGTCTCTCCTGTGTGATGACCAGGGGCCTCAATGCTGACGTTATCTCCAACCAGACGGACGACACAGTAGTGGCTGGGATGACCCAGGTTTCCAGTCGACGGGGCTACGTGGACAGCTGGAGCGGCCAGCTCGATGGGATCATTTACACTGAGATCCTGCAGCTCTATCAGCTCACATTTAGACATCCTGACCTCGATGCAGAGACGCAGATGCCAATATGTCAGCCAAGCACTTGCTGTCCATGAGCTATTGTGGGTGCATGTTGCCTTTCAAGATGAAAATATATGCACCTTTGCATGCTTTGCAAATTTATAGTGTGTGAGGCAAAAAAAAGGGCACTGGGTCAAGATTTGATTGAGTCCACTGTGATAATGGCCTCTAAGTCCCCAGGAGCTGCAAGACaggtaaaacaaaaatgttaatgGATATGTTTAACATAAACATGCGTTCAGCATGTGCACTGTATGggttttacaaataaaaaaaataaaccaaaagatTAGTCTTTGTTATCTGATGCCAGGATACGATTATATTAAAATGTGGGACAAGACGACAAGTATAATCCTGTACAATCCTGGGACAACTCGTGTTGTTTTTCTGTAGGACTGTGAGGCCAAACTGCATATTTGAGACAAAACATTGACACTAAAAGTGGGAAAATAGCAATCATTGCATGCAGAAAGCACAGAGCTATGTCAGAAACAACTGGCAACTTCAGTAACAACCACATGGCTCATACTTTTTGTTGATAATTGTCAGTTTACTTTGAAGAACCTGAATACATCATTCAGCTGAGACAGACAGCATGTGCACACTGCTTGCCAGTGTTGATCTCTGAGCTGCCGaaactgataataataataataataataataataataaagtcaaATACCACTAGGAAGAATAAGTGTACATGCTCACAGGTTCATCTGGATCTCCTTAAATTAGTGTCCTTGTGGAGCTGCTTTGTGCCGTGAATATGAATACCCGGGAGTCTGTCTGCCAAGTGGGTCACCACACGGTGCAATTATTCACACAGGGCAACAAGAGCCCATTGTAACCGTCCATAAGCATCCatgcaatttatttattatgggGGGTCTTATCGGTTTGTTTACCAGTCGAAGTCATGTATGCTTTAGTCTTCACGACATCTTATTGTTTCATTGGTCATctgttttgcttaatgcagcTCTGCGTGTAACGGAGTTAATCCCGCAGTCTGAGACGGGACGACAAACTCAAGTTGACAGTCACACCCGAGCAAAAAATCGTATTTTTTGAAAGACAAAGTGTTGAAGATGACCTTACCTCGCTTACTTTATCACCCACACTTATTCTACAGGGAATCTGAAGAGCGTTCGCAGCTTCTCGTTGAATTAACAGCGACCCGTCCCTCGTCCGACGCACGCACTTCTGTTTGCGCATGCACATTGTGGGTGTGGGATTACCGTATAATCCCATATGAGTATTAAGCTACACTGAGAGGAATCCCCTCTGTTCTCATCAGACACTCGACTGTTAGATGGAGTTGTAAGTGGGATCTGTTCTTGATGATACTGATGATAGCTTTTGCAggatgttaaaataaataaaaagatcgTAAATTAAATATAAACGGCTACTAaataagtttattattattttttcatctctGCGTTGTTGCTGAATGACGCATTTCATTTGGGAAATTCCTTTGACAACAAAGCCCAGTATTTAATAAATGTTGCTGTATCAGAAAGAGTAgcgatcatttaaaaaaataataatttaactgTTTAATTCTGAATAACAAAATTAATTCTTAATGATAATCTTTTAGTCCATAATAAAACAGTAGATATGCTTAAATAGATATACTTGTTTGAAATGAACAGAATGATTCATTTTTGATTTGGGGACACTTGAACTGGCAAATcagtcagagagaaaaaaaaaccttccagGCTCCAATATGGCAGATTCTCCCAGGCCAGAAACGCATGTTAGAATACCATAACATGATTTATTCATGTCCCACACGCTCACTCTCTGTTTCTCACAAGTGGGAGTAAGGCACATCTGAAGCTACAAGAGGGCGTGAGATAATTTCTCTACAGTTAGTAACTACTAAAAACCagccaaacagaaaacagcGTTTTCACAGTTAAAGGTCCACAGCTCTGAACATCAGAACAGATAAAAAAGGAAGGGAATTTATGGCTTAATGAAGAAATAGaatagaagaatagaatagccctttattgtcattgtacatgtacaacgtAGTCATGGAAATCTGTCACTTGAATGGGTCTTTTGGGCTCTGCAAAAAAAGAgccacgtcactgcaaccccctctggcctctgctccatggctgctgggtgacccctcatctggggctctcctcagctcttcccaggagggtggcacggttgcccctttggtggtcctccttgggtcctcgtactctgggccctctggatgtctggggcctggatctcctccatacctgcttcatgccctgggggacggggctatggctccccacactccctagcagatcgttacatggagaaaccttttgaatacaagtatgctgatccacacaggtatacacacgggtgttcacagacacaaactacacctttcttggctgctacctcaaagcacattgtgcgctgttgATCTTGCGTgttgcacaataacatttaatatttagtatctactgttatctactgttagctagtttattgtgatagtgttatatttattatgttgctcttttttgattgttttcacttctgtttttttcttctctcaacaggtgatccaggtgtttttctttctttctttcttccctcCTTTCTCACTATCTCTTCTTCCCTGtttgtctttctctccctctctttctttcattctttctttctccctgtcctatcccccagtcatctctgtcccatctgtaacaactgaaaataaaataaaataaatatataattataataaaggttaatcaaatggaccaatatggcaaggccatgatgatccacttggtaaagtaaattcGCTAGGCATCTtttttggccttcagacaacaattccgTTGGctaaagagccaaacgggacaggcaaaaaaataaataaaaatgaatgggtcttttgctttttttcagtCTCTTTCATTTAGTTTTCTCTTCAGTTAACTGAAAACATGCTCTATTGAActaagatcaggtgactgacttgaccattgaagaatatttaatttctttgcaCTCAGAAACTTTTGGGTTGCTTTTTCAGTATACTTTGAGCTATTATCCATTTGTACTGTGAAGTGTAGtctgatcagttttgcagcatttggttGGATTTGGACAGAGAGTATAGCCCTGTGCACTTCAAAGTTCATCCTACTAGTTCTAGTTCTATAAGTAGTCGCATCTTCAAGAAACACTGCTGACCTGAGTCCACTGGCAGCCGTACATGCTCATGTCATAATATTGTCTCCATGTCTGATAGATGACGTGGTATGAGCCGTTTCTCTCATTTTCCAcacttttctcttcccatcaaTCCCACACAAGttaatcttggtttcatctgtccaaagattTATTTCCAGAACTGTGCAGCCTCTTTTCGATGTTCTCCAACACAGTATAATCTAAACTTCCTGTTCCTGAGTGTAaccattgttttttgttgtaaGCCTTGTGTATTTCCATTCATGAAAGTGTGTCTTGATTATAGACTTTGACAATGACATGCCTACAGTGTTCTTGACTTGATTTGATGTTGTGAATTGTCTTTcttaaccatggaaataattctgtcatcataCCCTTTAAATTATCTACTAATTTAAATCTACTTGCTCCTTTAAAGAACCAACAATGTGAGTATCTAAAAGCAAAAGCAACTTTACTGCTTATGCTTACCTTTTAAGAAGCTTCATTTTTAAAGCCTGCAACAGTGAAGGCATGCAGTACCCTGTTTGGTGTGCATTGTATAGGACGGAGAGAGGAGACAGATACTCTGACtgacaatgttgttgttttctgtgctCTTTGTGACTCTGCAAGTGTGGAAGCCATGCAGAGTCACAAGCTTATTAGAGCGTAATTGAAGCACAACAACTAATAGGCAGCTGACCAGTGAGTGCTGGGTGTGGAACTGGTGCCATTAGTCTGACATATACATAAACTGAGGAAATGCTTTAGGTACTTTAGATGACACTTCTTATCCACTGTGCAATAAATAGCATGAGGGATGCATCTAATGGCACCTAAATTTATTGTGCAGAATTTTCTCAATAACCGACAACTACAAAACCACTTTGTTAGAGATAAATACACCTTTTCAAGGACCTTGACCACGTGTTAAAGGGCCTGGCAGCAATCGCGTGCAAGTATTCAAGCACTTTTGAGGTGCGGTTGTACTACAATGCTCTGTCCACG is a window from the Pelmatolapia mariae isolate MD_Pm_ZW linkage group LG5, Pm_UMD_F_2, whole genome shotgun sequence genome containing:
- the rassf1 gene encoding ras association domain-containing protein 1 isoform X2 produces the protein MSKCELIELQDLSVNDPIELAAPAVHVAPSTGNLGHPSHYCVVRLVGDNVSIEAPGHHTGETGVGHDFQPYSHAHLTWCDLCGEFIWGLYKQSLRCTNCSYTCHYRCRPSIQLDCMTHGSLLAEHAALSDDCIETDTNVDEQIELGKQELTVSEIQQKNKDGSYTGFIKVHFQLVRPISLPPPRQSLSLMQEDDYQGRRMKRRTSFYLPKDAAKHLHISSETRVREVIEALLNKFTVVDNPAKFALFERTERQGQVYMRKLSDDERPLYLRLCAGPSETVLSLVLKENETGDVNWHAFSFPELCNFLRILQREEEAHVREIVKRYALARDMMKQAMARMTTPG
- the rassf1 gene encoding ras association domain-containing protein 1 isoform X1, giving the protein MSKCELIELQDLSVNDPIELAAPAVHVAPSTGNLGHPSHYCVVRLVGDNVSIEAPGHHTGETGVGHDFQPYSHAHLTWCDLCGEFIWGLYKQSLRCTNCSYTCHYRCRPSIQLDCMTHGSLLAEHAALSDDCIETDTNVDEQIELGKQELTVSEIQQKVKEYNAQISNNLYMVDNKDGSYTGFIKVHFQLVRPISLPPPRQSLSLMQEDDYQGRRMKRRTSFYLPKDAAKHLHISSETRVREVIEALLNKFTVVDNPAKFALFERTERQGQVYMRKLSDDERPLYLRLCAGPSETVLSLVLKENETGDVNWHAFSFPELCNFLRILQREEEAHVREIVKRYALARDMMKQAMARMTTPG